Proteins encoded together in one Dechloromonas sp. HYN0024 window:
- a CDS encoding glycosyltransferase family 9 protein, with amino-acid sequence MLATPLAHSLKNAWPDIEVDFLVLPGTQGVLEGNPDVGRILIFPQRVNLREKVSQFARIWRRYDLAIAATPSDRARIFAAAASAKSRGFLTDEKHQWAQRRLLDLAIPFDNLHTHTICMGLQLLESLGIPPIAEVQTPRCSPSRWVQRKNELGLDSQNYAVIHPNPKFRYKMWRQENWSALIDWLREQSLQVLLTGSNAPEEAAYVNAIAASRPHACRSLAGQLSLAETAELLREARLYVGPDTAVTHIAAAAGTPTIALFGPSNPIKWGPWPNGWNSHESPWASRGSRRHGNVWLIQGEGDCVPCLLEGCDRHLESESRCLVEISVERVATAASALLADA; translated from the coding sequence TTGCTGGCCACCCCTTTGGCACACTCGTTAAAAAATGCCTGGCCCGATATCGAGGTCGACTTTCTGGTTCTACCTGGCACCCAGGGTGTACTCGAAGGCAATCCAGACGTGGGCCGAATCCTCATCTTTCCGCAGCGCGTTAATTTGCGAGAGAAAGTCAGCCAGTTTGCCCGTATATGGCGCCGCTACGACCTAGCGATTGCCGCAACGCCCAGTGACCGTGCCCGAATTTTCGCGGCAGCGGCATCAGCTAAATCACGTGGCTTTCTCACGGATGAAAAACATCAGTGGGCCCAGCGCCGCCTTCTCGACCTCGCCATTCCTTTTGACAATCTCCACACGCACACCATCTGCATGGGCTTGCAATTGCTTGAGTCACTGGGCATTCCCCCAATTGCCGAAGTCCAGACACCGCGCTGCTCGCCAAGCCGCTGGGTTCAGCGCAAGAATGAACTTGGCCTAGACAGCCAAAACTATGCGGTCATCCATCCCAACCCAAAGTTCCGCTACAAAATGTGGCGTCAGGAAAACTGGTCCGCACTGATCGACTGGCTGCGCGAGCAGTCGTTACAAGTACTCCTGACTGGCAGCAACGCGCCGGAAGAAGCAGCCTACGTCAACGCCATTGCCGCATCCAGACCACATGCCTGCCGCTCGCTGGCAGGTCAGCTCTCGCTTGCCGAAACAGCTGAGCTATTACGGGAGGCTCGGCTATATGTGGGCCCGGACACAGCTGTCACCCACATTGCGGCTGCAGCAGGAACGCCCACCATCGCGCTGTTCGGCCCCTCCAATCCTATTAAGTGGGGTCCGTGGCCAAACGGCTGGAACAGCCATGAAAGCCCATGGGCAAGCCGTGGCAGTCGCCGACACGGGAATGTTTGGCTGATTCAGGGCGAAGGAGACTGTGTTCCTTGCCTGCTCGAAGGTTGCGACCGTCACCTTGAGAGCGAGAGTCGCTGCCTTGTGGAAATCAGCGTCGAACGTGTTGCAACGGCAGCAAGCGCTTTACTTGCAGACGCCTAA
- a CDS encoding O-antigen ligase family protein has translation MFIVLLATLLAILPFPNLPVLRHSLLLLFVLLVVFRCSGWSVRFLHEPLVALWVGFLFIFPLLTADASSTLVNMGRQWWPAGLALMATSLVGRMAVPGWRDEGLCLVLGLASAVPLMLHLGMVLFVWCGVLPASVGFWSGDGGPAQIQSAAPGSIEAFPWGYWGVHLHHADIGYAALQSVVLLMAAGRSMTGKARARLAIPLMLCLICPLISHSRAGVIFVLLAMFGLPAIWILSTYQSRQWKTLAGLAAVALVLAGGLLMFAGHTDGRWLGMVNRLAQGFSGDPQVLYCEGQEAYGARLKLERPELSPIDLADIQTKVANGDGTRVALARIGLDLVLEHPLGIDGSKQSFEKALRQRCAQPAILMAHSHNGWIDTALALGWLGGLLYFLLLGSFFLTGWRALSMDGRQNTWALVLAGLSLLWIARGVFDSVYRDHMLLMQALVLGFAYAQVRARLQS, from the coding sequence TTGTTCATTGTCCTCCTCGCGACCCTGTTGGCGATATTGCCTTTTCCAAACCTGCCGGTGTTGAGGCATTCTCTGCTTTTGCTGTTTGTGCTGCTGGTGGTTTTTCGGTGCTCCGGCTGGAGTGTTCGCTTCCTGCATGAGCCGCTAGTGGCCTTATGGGTGGGCTTCCTATTTATCTTTCCGTTGTTGACTGCGGATGCGTCGTCAACACTGGTTAACATGGGCAGGCAATGGTGGCCTGCCGGATTGGCCTTGATGGCAACATCCCTTGTTGGTCGCATGGCCGTGCCTGGGTGGCGAGACGAGGGTCTCTGTCTAGTCTTGGGGCTGGCCAGTGCCGTGCCTTTAATGTTGCATCTAGGGATGGTCTTGTTCGTGTGGTGCGGGGTGTTGCCGGCTAGTGTTGGTTTCTGGTCGGGAGATGGGGGCCCGGCGCAGATTCAGAGTGCGGCACCGGGATCGATAGAGGCATTTCCTTGGGGCTATTGGGGTGTCCACCTGCACCATGCAGATATTGGCTATGCAGCACTACAGTCAGTTGTGCTATTGATGGCCGCCGGCAGGTCGATGACTGGGAAGGCGAGGGCGCGGCTGGCGATACCCCTCATGCTTTGCCTAATTTGTCCTTTGATCAGCCACTCAAGAGCCGGTGTCATTTTCGTATTGCTCGCAATGTTTGGCTTGCCGGCGATCTGGATACTGTCGACCTACCAGTCTCGGCAATGGAAAACACTGGCTGGTTTAGCCGCTGTCGCGCTTGTCTTGGCGGGCGGGCTGTTAATGTTTGCTGGACACACAGACGGTCGCTGGTTGGGCATGGTCAATCGACTTGCGCAGGGTTTTTCTGGCGATCCGCAAGTGCTCTACTGTGAGGGGCAAGAGGCATACGGTGCTCGACTTAAGCTGGAGCGTCCCGAGTTGTCCCCGATTGATCTGGCCGATATCCAGACAAAGGTTGCTAATGGCGATGGAACCCGTGTGGCGCTGGCGCGAATCGGTCTTGATCTTGTGCTTGAACATCCGCTGGGCATCGACGGATCGAAGCAGTCGTTTGAGAAGGCGCTACGTCAGCGCTGTGCACAACCTGCCATTCTGATGGCGCATTCGCACAACGGCTGGATCGATACGGCCTTGGCGCTGGGCTGGTTGGGGGGGCTGCTCTACTTTTTGTTGCTGGGGTCGTTTTTTCTGACCGGCTGGCGCGCCCTATCGATGGATGGACGTCAAAATACGTGGGCGCTTGTGCTGGCCGGATTGTCGCTCTTATGGATAGCGCGTGGCGTGTTTGACTCGGTTTACCGCGATCACATGCTGCTGATGCAAGCGCTGGTACTAGGTTTTGCCTATGCCCAGGTCAGGGCGCGATTGCAGAGTTAG
- a CDS encoding glycosyltransferase family 2 protein: MKHSGGNRGAVRNEKAGMKLSVVVITKNEAHCIGDCLRSVSFADEVIVLDSGSSDKTVEICRGLGARVEVTDWPGFGPQKNRALDFARGNWVLSLDADEAVTDALREEILQVMEAGVSNVYMMPRLSSYLGRPMRHSGWWPDYVARLFRRGSARFSPDLVHEKLVFSERPGHLRAHLEHEAFTSLEEVIDKMNRYSSAGAEMARQKGRGSSLGLAVLKGLVAFLRTYVIRAGFLDGREGFMLAVSNAEGTYYRQVKLMLLNDRQR, from the coding sequence ATGAAACACAGCGGCGGTAATCGGGGCGCTGTTCGTAATGAAAAGGCCGGCATGAAACTCTCCGTCGTAGTGATCACAAAGAACGAAGCGCACTGCATTGGAGACTGTTTACGCTCGGTGTCGTTTGCCGATGAAGTGATCGTTCTTGATTCTGGAAGTAGCGACAAGACCGTGGAGATTTGTCGGGGTCTCGGGGCCAGGGTCGAAGTGACCGATTGGCCTGGATTCGGGCCACAGAAAAATAGAGCGCTCGATTTTGCCCGGGGAAATTGGGTACTGTCGCTCGATGCTGACGAAGCGGTGACTGACGCCCTGCGTGAGGAAATCCTTCAGGTCATGGAAGCAGGTGTATCCAATGTTTACATGATGCCTCGTCTTTCCTCTTATCTGGGGCGTCCCATGCGTCACTCCGGCTGGTGGCCGGATTATGTCGCCCGTCTTTTCCGGCGGGGTAGCGCACGGTTTTCTCCAGATTTGGTTCATGAAAAGCTCGTTTTTTCCGAGCGTCCGGGGCATTTGCGAGCCCATCTGGAGCACGAGGCATTTACCAGCCTTGAAGAAGTGATCGACAAGATGAACCGCTACTCAAGCGCTGGTGCCGAAATGGCTCGGCAAAAGGGAAGGGGCTCATCCCTTGGGCTGGCCGTTCTGAAGGGGCTGGTTGCCTTTTTGCGGACCTACGTCATACGCGCCGGATTTCTCGATGGTCGCGAAGGATTCATGCTCGCAGTTTCCAATGCCGAAGGTACTTATTATCGTCAAGTGAAACTGATGCTTCTGAATGACAGGCAACGATGA